From the Solea senegalensis isolate Sse05_10M linkage group LG16, IFAPA_SoseM_1, whole genome shotgun sequence genome, one window contains:
- the kdm1a gene encoding lysine-specific histone demethylase 1A isoform X3 → MLSSKKSDAGSSSSSSSSSGGTAGGDRVQMADAQTGPSASAGGAMDVKKKERSSPSGEHAGAPLPHQAGPGGADQDSAEVRRTSRRKRAKQVEYREMDESLANLSEDEYYSEEERNAKAEKERKQVIPPPPPPVDEENDSEPEEPSGVEGAAFQSRLPHDRMTSQEAACFPDIISGPQQTQKVFLYIRNRTLQLWLDNPKIQLTFEATAQQLEAPYNSDAVLVHRIHSYLERHGLINFGIYKRVKPLPTKKTGKVIIIGGGVSGLAAARQLQSFGMDVTVLEARDRVGGRVATFRKGNYVADLGAMVVTGLGGNPMAVVSKQVNMELAKIKQKCPLYEANGQAGERCTSVPKEKDEMVEQEFNRLLEATSYLSHQLDFNFLNNKPVSLGQALEVVIQLQEKHVKDEQIEHWKKIVKTQEDLRDLLNKLVSTKERVKELHQQYKEASEVKPPRDITAEFLVKSKHRDLTALCKEYDELVELQVKLEEKLQELEANPPSDVYLSSRDRQILDWHFANLEFANATPLSTLSLKHWDQDDDFEFTGSHLTVRNGYSCVPVALAEGLDIKLNTAVRQVRYTASGCEVIAVNTRSTTQTFIYKCDAVLCTLPLGVLKQQPPAVQFVPPLPEWKTSAIQRMGFGNLNKVVLCFDRVFWDPSVNLFGHVGSTTASRGELFLFWNLYKAPILLALMAGEAAGIMENISDDVIVGRCLAILKGIFGSSAVPQPKETVVTRWRADPWARGSYSYVAAGSSGNDYDLMAQPITPGPAIPGASQPVPRLFFAGEHTIRNYPATVHGALLSGLREAGRIADQFLGAMYTLPRQATPTAASNPQQAQQPTPSV, encoded by the exons ATGCTGTCTAGCAAGAAGTCAGATGCTggctcctcttcttcctcctcttcttcctctggtgGCACAGCAGGAGGTGATAGGGTCCAGATGGCTGATGCTCAGACTGGACCCTCAGCCTCAGCTGGAGGAGCTATGGATgtaaaaaagaaggaaaggtCTTCCCCTAGTGGGGAACATGCAGGAGCTCCTTTGCCCCACCAGGCAGGCCCTGGGGGGGCAGATCAGGACTCAGCTGAAGTCCGCAGGACAAGTCGACGAAAGCGAgcaaaa CAGGTGGAGTACCGCGAGATGGACGAGAGCCTGGCTAATCTATCGGAGGATGAGTATTactcagaggaggagagaaatgccaaggcagaaaaagaaaggaagcaGGTGattccacctccacctccaccagtAGATGAAGAGAATGACAGTGAACCAGAGGAACCATCTG GTGTGGAAGGAGCTGCTTTTCAGAGTCGTCTTCCTCATGACCGTATGACTTCCCAAGAGGCCGCTTGCTTCCCAGATATCATCAGTGGTCCCCAGCAGACTCAGAAAGTCTTCCTCTATATTCGCAACCGTACA CTCCAACTGTGGCTGGACAACCCTAAGATCCAACTGACCTTTGAGGCCACAGCACAGCAGCTTGAAGCTCCATACAACA GTGATGCCGTGCTGGTCCACAGGATACACAGCTACTTGGAAAGACATGGCCTCATTAACTTTGGCATTTATAAGAGGGTCAAGCCATTACCCA CCAAGAAGACTGGGAAGGTTATAATTATTGGTGGAGGTGTGTCTGGCTTAGCTGCTGCAAGGCAACTGCAAAGCTTTGGGATGGATGTCACAGTATTAGAGGCCAGG GACCGTGTTGGAGGCAGAGTGGCCACATTTAGGAAGGGCAACTATGTTGCTGATCTGGGAGCCATGGTGGTGACAGGCCTTG GAGGGAATCCCATGGCAGTGGTCAGTAAGCAGGTTAACATGGAGCTGGCCAAGATCAAACAGAAGTGTCCTCTGTATGAAGCCAACGGCCAGGCT GGTGAACGGTGCACAAGT GtgccaaaagaaaaagatgaaatggTGGAGCAAGAGTTCAACAGACTGCTGGAGGCCACTTCCTACCTCAGCCACCAGCTTGACTTCAACTTCCTCAACAACAAACCTGTGTCTCTGGGACAGGCCCTGGAGGTGGTCATACA GCTGCAGGAGAAGCATGTAAAAGACGAACAGATAGAGCACTGGAAGAAGATTGTAAAGACTCAAGAAGATCTCAGGGATCTTCTCAACAAG TTGGTGTCCACTAAGGAACGGGTTAAGGAGCTTCATCAGCAGTATAAAGAGGCCAGTGAAGTCAAACCACCAAGAGATATCACAGCTGAGTTCCTGGTGAAGAGCAAGCATCGGGACCTCACCGCACTCTGCAAA GAGTATGATGAGTTGGTGGAGCTGCAGGTCAAACTGGAGGAGAAGTTACAGGAGCTAGAAGCCAATCCACCCAG TGATGTTTACCTGTCATCAAGGGATCGACAGATCTTAGACTGGCACTTTGCCAACTTGGAGTTTGCCAACGCTACACCCCTTTCCACCCTCTCTCTCAAACACTGGGATCAG GATGATGACTTTGAGTTCACTGGCAGCCACCTGACTGTAAGGAACGGTTACTCTTGTGTTCCTGTGGCCCTGGCTGAAGGCTTGGACATCAAACTAAACACAGCGGTGCGGCAGGTCCGCTACACAGCATCTG GCTGTGAGGTGATAGCGGTCAACACTCGCTCAACAACCCAGACCTTCATCTACAAGTGTGATGCTGTGCTGTGCACCCTGCCCCTCGGTGTGTTGAAGCAGCAGCCCCCTGCTGTGCAGTTTGTTCCCCCGCTGCCTGAGTGGAAAACATCTGCCATACAGAGGATGGGCTTTGGCAACCTCAACAAG GTGGTGCTGTGTTTTGACCGTGTGTTCTGGGACCCGAGTGTCAACCTGTTTGGTCATGTCGGCTCCACCACAGCAAGTCGGGGCGAACTCTTCCTCTTCTGGAACCTTTACAAAG CCCCGATCCTACTTGCTCTGATGGCCGGAGAGGCTGCTGGAATCATGGAGAACATCAGCGATGACGTTATTGTCGGACGCTGCCTCGCCATTCTCAAAGGAATATTTGGAAGCAGTGCTGTGCcgcag CCAAAGGAAACTGTGGTCACGCGTTGGCGTGCCGACCCCTGGGCTCGGGGCTCCTACTCGTACGTAGCAGCGGGTTCTTCGGGCAACGACTATGACCTCATGGCGCAGCCCATCACACCCGGCCCTGCTATACCCGGAGCctcacag CCTGTCCCTCGTTTGTTCTTCGCTGGTGAACACACCATCAGGAACTACCCGGCCACAGTTCACGGCGCACTCCTCAGCGGGCTCCGCGAGGCTGGCCGCATCGCAGACCAGTTCCTCGGTGCCATGTACACGCTTCCCCGACAGGCCACTCCTACAGCGGCCAGCAACCCTCAGCAGGCTCAGCAGCCCACGCCCAGCGTCTGA
- the kdm1a gene encoding lysine-specific histone demethylase 1A isoform X4, translated as MLSSKKSDAGSSSSSSSSSGGTAGGDRVQMADAQTGPSASAGGAMDVKKKERSSPSGEHAGAPLPHQAGPGGADQDSAEVRRTSRRKRAKVEYREMDESLANLSEDEYYSEEERNAKAEKERKQVIPPPPPPVDEENDSEPEEPSGVEGAAFQSRLPHDRMTSQEAACFPDIISGPQQTQKVFLYIRNRTLQLWLDNPKIQLTFEATAQQLEAPYNSDAVLVHRIHSYLERHGLINFGIYKRVKPLPTKKTGKVIIIGGGVSGLAAARQLQSFGMDVTVLEARDRVGGRVATFRKGNYVADLGAMVVTGLGGNPMAVVSKQVNMELAKIKQKCPLYEANGQAGERCTSVPKEKDEMVEQEFNRLLEATSYLSHQLDFNFLNNKPVSLGQALEVVIQLQEKHVKDEQIEHWKKIVKTQEDLRDLLNKLVSTKERVKELHQQYKEASEVKPPRDITAEFLVKSKHRDLTALCKEYDELVELQVKLEEKLQELEANPPSDVYLSSRDRQILDWHFANLEFANATPLSTLSLKHWDQDDDFEFTGSHLTVRNGYSCVPVALAEGLDIKLNTAVRQVRYTASGCEVIAVNTRSTTQTFIYKCDAVLCTLPLGVLKQQPPAVQFVPPLPEWKTSAIQRMGFGNLNKVVLCFDRVFWDPSVNLFGHVGSTTASRGELFLFWNLYKAPILLALMAGEAAGIMENISDDVIVGRCLAILKGIFGSSAVPQPKETVVTRWRADPWARGSYSYVAAGSSGNDYDLMAQPITPGPAIPGASQPVPRLFFAGEHTIRNYPATVHGALLSGLREAGRIADQFLGAMYTLPRQATPTAASNPQQAQQPTPSV; from the exons ATGCTGTCTAGCAAGAAGTCAGATGCTggctcctcttcttcctcctcttcttcctctggtgGCACAGCAGGAGGTGATAGGGTCCAGATGGCTGATGCTCAGACTGGACCCTCAGCCTCAGCTGGAGGAGCTATGGATgtaaaaaagaaggaaaggtCTTCCCCTAGTGGGGAACATGCAGGAGCTCCTTTGCCCCACCAGGCAGGCCCTGGGGGGGCAGATCAGGACTCAGCTGAAGTCCGCAGGACAAGTCGACGAAAGCGAgcaaaa GTGGAGTACCGCGAGATGGACGAGAGCCTGGCTAATCTATCGGAGGATGAGTATTactcagaggaggagagaaatgccaaggcagaaaaagaaaggaagcaGGTGattccacctccacctccaccagtAGATGAAGAGAATGACAGTGAACCAGAGGAACCATCTG GTGTGGAAGGAGCTGCTTTTCAGAGTCGTCTTCCTCATGACCGTATGACTTCCCAAGAGGCCGCTTGCTTCCCAGATATCATCAGTGGTCCCCAGCAGACTCAGAAAGTCTTCCTCTATATTCGCAACCGTACA CTCCAACTGTGGCTGGACAACCCTAAGATCCAACTGACCTTTGAGGCCACAGCACAGCAGCTTGAAGCTCCATACAACA GTGATGCCGTGCTGGTCCACAGGATACACAGCTACTTGGAAAGACATGGCCTCATTAACTTTGGCATTTATAAGAGGGTCAAGCCATTACCCA CCAAGAAGACTGGGAAGGTTATAATTATTGGTGGAGGTGTGTCTGGCTTAGCTGCTGCAAGGCAACTGCAAAGCTTTGGGATGGATGTCACAGTATTAGAGGCCAGG GACCGTGTTGGAGGCAGAGTGGCCACATTTAGGAAGGGCAACTATGTTGCTGATCTGGGAGCCATGGTGGTGACAGGCCTTG GAGGGAATCCCATGGCAGTGGTCAGTAAGCAGGTTAACATGGAGCTGGCCAAGATCAAACAGAAGTGTCCTCTGTATGAAGCCAACGGCCAGGCT GGTGAACGGTGCACAAGT GtgccaaaagaaaaagatgaaatggTGGAGCAAGAGTTCAACAGACTGCTGGAGGCCACTTCCTACCTCAGCCACCAGCTTGACTTCAACTTCCTCAACAACAAACCTGTGTCTCTGGGACAGGCCCTGGAGGTGGTCATACA GCTGCAGGAGAAGCATGTAAAAGACGAACAGATAGAGCACTGGAAGAAGATTGTAAAGACTCAAGAAGATCTCAGGGATCTTCTCAACAAG TTGGTGTCCACTAAGGAACGGGTTAAGGAGCTTCATCAGCAGTATAAAGAGGCCAGTGAAGTCAAACCACCAAGAGATATCACAGCTGAGTTCCTGGTGAAGAGCAAGCATCGGGACCTCACCGCACTCTGCAAA GAGTATGATGAGTTGGTGGAGCTGCAGGTCAAACTGGAGGAGAAGTTACAGGAGCTAGAAGCCAATCCACCCAG TGATGTTTACCTGTCATCAAGGGATCGACAGATCTTAGACTGGCACTTTGCCAACTTGGAGTTTGCCAACGCTACACCCCTTTCCACCCTCTCTCTCAAACACTGGGATCAG GATGATGACTTTGAGTTCACTGGCAGCCACCTGACTGTAAGGAACGGTTACTCTTGTGTTCCTGTGGCCCTGGCTGAAGGCTTGGACATCAAACTAAACACAGCGGTGCGGCAGGTCCGCTACACAGCATCTG GCTGTGAGGTGATAGCGGTCAACACTCGCTCAACAACCCAGACCTTCATCTACAAGTGTGATGCTGTGCTGTGCACCCTGCCCCTCGGTGTGTTGAAGCAGCAGCCCCCTGCTGTGCAGTTTGTTCCCCCGCTGCCTGAGTGGAAAACATCTGCCATACAGAGGATGGGCTTTGGCAACCTCAACAAG GTGGTGCTGTGTTTTGACCGTGTGTTCTGGGACCCGAGTGTCAACCTGTTTGGTCATGTCGGCTCCACCACAGCAAGTCGGGGCGAACTCTTCCTCTTCTGGAACCTTTACAAAG CCCCGATCCTACTTGCTCTGATGGCCGGAGAGGCTGCTGGAATCATGGAGAACATCAGCGATGACGTTATTGTCGGACGCTGCCTCGCCATTCTCAAAGGAATATTTGGAAGCAGTGCTGTGCcgcag CCAAAGGAAACTGTGGTCACGCGTTGGCGTGCCGACCCCTGGGCTCGGGGCTCCTACTCGTACGTAGCAGCGGGTTCTTCGGGCAACGACTATGACCTCATGGCGCAGCCCATCACACCCGGCCCTGCTATACCCGGAGCctcacag CCTGTCCCTCGTTTGTTCTTCGCTGGTGAACACACCATCAGGAACTACCCGGCCACAGTTCACGGCGCACTCCTCAGCGGGCTCCGCGAGGCTGGCCGCATCGCAGACCAGTTCCTCGGTGCCATGTACACGCTTCCCCGACAGGCCACTCCTACAGCGGCCAGCAACCCTCAGCAGGCTCAGCAGCCCACGCCCAGCGTCTGA
- the kdm1a gene encoding lysine-specific histone demethylase 1A isoform X2: MDITRCTEKWERPPTSSIMLSSKKSDAGSSSSSSSSSGGTAGGDRVQMADAQTGPSASAGGAMDVKKKERSSPSGEHAGAPLPHQAGPGGADQDSAEVRRTSRRKRAKVEYREMDESLANLSEDEYYSEEERNAKAEKERKQVIPPPPPPVDEENDSEPEEPSGVEGAAFQSRLPHDRMTSQEAACFPDIISGPQQTQKVFLYIRNRTLQLWLDNPKIQLTFEATAQQLEAPYNSDAVLVHRIHSYLERHGLINFGIYKRVKPLPTKKTGKVIIIGGGVSGLAAARQLQSFGMDVTVLEARDRVGGRVATFRKGNYVADLGAMVVTGLGGNPMAVVSKQVNMELAKIKQKCPLYEANGQAGERCTSVPKEKDEMVEQEFNRLLEATSYLSHQLDFNFLNNKPVSLGQALEVVIQLQEKHVKDEQIEHWKKIVKTQEDLRDLLNKLVSTKERVKELHQQYKEASEVKPPRDITAEFLVKSKHRDLTALCKEYDELVELQVKLEEKLQELEANPPSDVYLSSRDRQILDWHFANLEFANATPLSTLSLKHWDQDDDFEFTGSHLTVRNGYSCVPVALAEGLDIKLNTAVRQVRYTASGCEVIAVNTRSTTQTFIYKCDAVLCTLPLGVLKQQPPAVQFVPPLPEWKTSAIQRMGFGNLNKVVLCFDRVFWDPSVNLFGHVGSTTASRGELFLFWNLYKAPILLALMAGEAAGIMENISDDVIVGRCLAILKGIFGSSAVPQPKETVVTRWRADPWARGSYSYVAAGSSGNDYDLMAQPITPGPAIPGASQPVPRLFFAGEHTIRNYPATVHGALLSGLREAGRIADQFLGAMYTLPRQATPTAASNPQQAQQPTPSV, translated from the exons GAGAGGCCTCCGACATCCTCCATAATGCTGTCTAGCAAGAAGTCAGATGCTggctcctcttcttcctcctcttcttcctctggtgGCACAGCAGGAGGTGATAGGGTCCAGATGGCTGATGCTCAGACTGGACCCTCAGCCTCAGCTGGAGGAGCTATGGATgtaaaaaagaaggaaaggtCTTCCCCTAGTGGGGAACATGCAGGAGCTCCTTTGCCCCACCAGGCAGGCCCTGGGGGGGCAGATCAGGACTCAGCTGAAGTCCGCAGGACAAGTCGACGAAAGCGAgcaaaa GTGGAGTACCGCGAGATGGACGAGAGCCTGGCTAATCTATCGGAGGATGAGTATTactcagaggaggagagaaatgccaaggcagaaaaagaaaggaagcaGGTGattccacctccacctccaccagtAGATGAAGAGAATGACAGTGAACCAGAGGAACCATCTG GTGTGGAAGGAGCTGCTTTTCAGAGTCGTCTTCCTCATGACCGTATGACTTCCCAAGAGGCCGCTTGCTTCCCAGATATCATCAGTGGTCCCCAGCAGACTCAGAAAGTCTTCCTCTATATTCGCAACCGTACA CTCCAACTGTGGCTGGACAACCCTAAGATCCAACTGACCTTTGAGGCCACAGCACAGCAGCTTGAAGCTCCATACAACA GTGATGCCGTGCTGGTCCACAGGATACACAGCTACTTGGAAAGACATGGCCTCATTAACTTTGGCATTTATAAGAGGGTCAAGCCATTACCCA CCAAGAAGACTGGGAAGGTTATAATTATTGGTGGAGGTGTGTCTGGCTTAGCTGCTGCAAGGCAACTGCAAAGCTTTGGGATGGATGTCACAGTATTAGAGGCCAGG GACCGTGTTGGAGGCAGAGTGGCCACATTTAGGAAGGGCAACTATGTTGCTGATCTGGGAGCCATGGTGGTGACAGGCCTTG GAGGGAATCCCATGGCAGTGGTCAGTAAGCAGGTTAACATGGAGCTGGCCAAGATCAAACAGAAGTGTCCTCTGTATGAAGCCAACGGCCAGGCT GGTGAACGGTGCACAAGT GtgccaaaagaaaaagatgaaatggTGGAGCAAGAGTTCAACAGACTGCTGGAGGCCACTTCCTACCTCAGCCACCAGCTTGACTTCAACTTCCTCAACAACAAACCTGTGTCTCTGGGACAGGCCCTGGAGGTGGTCATACA GCTGCAGGAGAAGCATGTAAAAGACGAACAGATAGAGCACTGGAAGAAGATTGTAAAGACTCAAGAAGATCTCAGGGATCTTCTCAACAAG TTGGTGTCCACTAAGGAACGGGTTAAGGAGCTTCATCAGCAGTATAAAGAGGCCAGTGAAGTCAAACCACCAAGAGATATCACAGCTGAGTTCCTGGTGAAGAGCAAGCATCGGGACCTCACCGCACTCTGCAAA GAGTATGATGAGTTGGTGGAGCTGCAGGTCAAACTGGAGGAGAAGTTACAGGAGCTAGAAGCCAATCCACCCAG TGATGTTTACCTGTCATCAAGGGATCGACAGATCTTAGACTGGCACTTTGCCAACTTGGAGTTTGCCAACGCTACACCCCTTTCCACCCTCTCTCTCAAACACTGGGATCAG GATGATGACTTTGAGTTCACTGGCAGCCACCTGACTGTAAGGAACGGTTACTCTTGTGTTCCTGTGGCCCTGGCTGAAGGCTTGGACATCAAACTAAACACAGCGGTGCGGCAGGTCCGCTACACAGCATCTG GCTGTGAGGTGATAGCGGTCAACACTCGCTCAACAACCCAGACCTTCATCTACAAGTGTGATGCTGTGCTGTGCACCCTGCCCCTCGGTGTGTTGAAGCAGCAGCCCCCTGCTGTGCAGTTTGTTCCCCCGCTGCCTGAGTGGAAAACATCTGCCATACAGAGGATGGGCTTTGGCAACCTCAACAAG GTGGTGCTGTGTTTTGACCGTGTGTTCTGGGACCCGAGTGTCAACCTGTTTGGTCATGTCGGCTCCACCACAGCAAGTCGGGGCGAACTCTTCCTCTTCTGGAACCTTTACAAAG CCCCGATCCTACTTGCTCTGATGGCCGGAGAGGCTGCTGGAATCATGGAGAACATCAGCGATGACGTTATTGTCGGACGCTGCCTCGCCATTCTCAAAGGAATATTTGGAAGCAGTGCTGTGCcgcag CCAAAGGAAACTGTGGTCACGCGTTGGCGTGCCGACCCCTGGGCTCGGGGCTCCTACTCGTACGTAGCAGCGGGTTCTTCGGGCAACGACTATGACCTCATGGCGCAGCCCATCACACCCGGCCCTGCTATACCCGGAGCctcacag CCTGTCCCTCGTTTGTTCTTCGCTGGTGAACACACCATCAGGAACTACCCGGCCACAGTTCACGGCGCACTCCTCAGCGGGCTCCGCGAGGCTGGCCGCATCGCAGACCAGTTCCTCGGTGCCATGTACACGCTTCCCCGACAGGCCACTCCTACAGCGGCCAGCAACCCTCAGCAGGCTCAGCAGCCCACGCCCAGCGTCTGA
- the kdm1a gene encoding lysine-specific histone demethylase 1A isoform X1 — translation MDITRCTEKWERPPTSSIMLSSKKSDAGSSSSSSSSSGGTAGGDRVQMADAQTGPSASAGGAMDVKKKERSSPSGEHAGAPLPHQAGPGGADQDSAEVRRTSRRKRAKQVEYREMDESLANLSEDEYYSEEERNAKAEKERKQVIPPPPPPVDEENDSEPEEPSGVEGAAFQSRLPHDRMTSQEAACFPDIISGPQQTQKVFLYIRNRTLQLWLDNPKIQLTFEATAQQLEAPYNSDAVLVHRIHSYLERHGLINFGIYKRVKPLPTKKTGKVIIIGGGVSGLAAARQLQSFGMDVTVLEARDRVGGRVATFRKGNYVADLGAMVVTGLGGNPMAVVSKQVNMELAKIKQKCPLYEANGQAGERCTSVPKEKDEMVEQEFNRLLEATSYLSHQLDFNFLNNKPVSLGQALEVVIQLQEKHVKDEQIEHWKKIVKTQEDLRDLLNKLVSTKERVKELHQQYKEASEVKPPRDITAEFLVKSKHRDLTALCKEYDELVELQVKLEEKLQELEANPPSDVYLSSRDRQILDWHFANLEFANATPLSTLSLKHWDQDDDFEFTGSHLTVRNGYSCVPVALAEGLDIKLNTAVRQVRYTASGCEVIAVNTRSTTQTFIYKCDAVLCTLPLGVLKQQPPAVQFVPPLPEWKTSAIQRMGFGNLNKVVLCFDRVFWDPSVNLFGHVGSTTASRGELFLFWNLYKAPILLALMAGEAAGIMENISDDVIVGRCLAILKGIFGSSAVPQPKETVVTRWRADPWARGSYSYVAAGSSGNDYDLMAQPITPGPAIPGASQPVPRLFFAGEHTIRNYPATVHGALLSGLREAGRIADQFLGAMYTLPRQATPTAASNPQQAQQPTPSV, via the exons GAGAGGCCTCCGACATCCTCCATAATGCTGTCTAGCAAGAAGTCAGATGCTggctcctcttcttcctcctcttcttcctctggtgGCACAGCAGGAGGTGATAGGGTCCAGATGGCTGATGCTCAGACTGGACCCTCAGCCTCAGCTGGAGGAGCTATGGATgtaaaaaagaaggaaaggtCTTCCCCTAGTGGGGAACATGCAGGAGCTCCTTTGCCCCACCAGGCAGGCCCTGGGGGGGCAGATCAGGACTCAGCTGAAGTCCGCAGGACAAGTCGACGAAAGCGAgcaaaa CAGGTGGAGTACCGCGAGATGGACGAGAGCCTGGCTAATCTATCGGAGGATGAGTATTactcagaggaggagagaaatgccaaggcagaaaaagaaaggaagcaGGTGattccacctccacctccaccagtAGATGAAGAGAATGACAGTGAACCAGAGGAACCATCTG GTGTGGAAGGAGCTGCTTTTCAGAGTCGTCTTCCTCATGACCGTATGACTTCCCAAGAGGCCGCTTGCTTCCCAGATATCATCAGTGGTCCCCAGCAGACTCAGAAAGTCTTCCTCTATATTCGCAACCGTACA CTCCAACTGTGGCTGGACAACCCTAAGATCCAACTGACCTTTGAGGCCACAGCACAGCAGCTTGAAGCTCCATACAACA GTGATGCCGTGCTGGTCCACAGGATACACAGCTACTTGGAAAGACATGGCCTCATTAACTTTGGCATTTATAAGAGGGTCAAGCCATTACCCA CCAAGAAGACTGGGAAGGTTATAATTATTGGTGGAGGTGTGTCTGGCTTAGCTGCTGCAAGGCAACTGCAAAGCTTTGGGATGGATGTCACAGTATTAGAGGCCAGG GACCGTGTTGGAGGCAGAGTGGCCACATTTAGGAAGGGCAACTATGTTGCTGATCTGGGAGCCATGGTGGTGACAGGCCTTG GAGGGAATCCCATGGCAGTGGTCAGTAAGCAGGTTAACATGGAGCTGGCCAAGATCAAACAGAAGTGTCCTCTGTATGAAGCCAACGGCCAGGCT GGTGAACGGTGCACAAGT GtgccaaaagaaaaagatgaaatggTGGAGCAAGAGTTCAACAGACTGCTGGAGGCCACTTCCTACCTCAGCCACCAGCTTGACTTCAACTTCCTCAACAACAAACCTGTGTCTCTGGGACAGGCCCTGGAGGTGGTCATACA GCTGCAGGAGAAGCATGTAAAAGACGAACAGATAGAGCACTGGAAGAAGATTGTAAAGACTCAAGAAGATCTCAGGGATCTTCTCAACAAG TTGGTGTCCACTAAGGAACGGGTTAAGGAGCTTCATCAGCAGTATAAAGAGGCCAGTGAAGTCAAACCACCAAGAGATATCACAGCTGAGTTCCTGGTGAAGAGCAAGCATCGGGACCTCACCGCACTCTGCAAA GAGTATGATGAGTTGGTGGAGCTGCAGGTCAAACTGGAGGAGAAGTTACAGGAGCTAGAAGCCAATCCACCCAG TGATGTTTACCTGTCATCAAGGGATCGACAGATCTTAGACTGGCACTTTGCCAACTTGGAGTTTGCCAACGCTACACCCCTTTCCACCCTCTCTCTCAAACACTGGGATCAG GATGATGACTTTGAGTTCACTGGCAGCCACCTGACTGTAAGGAACGGTTACTCTTGTGTTCCTGTGGCCCTGGCTGAAGGCTTGGACATCAAACTAAACACAGCGGTGCGGCAGGTCCGCTACACAGCATCTG GCTGTGAGGTGATAGCGGTCAACACTCGCTCAACAACCCAGACCTTCATCTACAAGTGTGATGCTGTGCTGTGCACCCTGCCCCTCGGTGTGTTGAAGCAGCAGCCCCCTGCTGTGCAGTTTGTTCCCCCGCTGCCTGAGTGGAAAACATCTGCCATACAGAGGATGGGCTTTGGCAACCTCAACAAG GTGGTGCTGTGTTTTGACCGTGTGTTCTGGGACCCGAGTGTCAACCTGTTTGGTCATGTCGGCTCCACCACAGCAAGTCGGGGCGAACTCTTCCTCTTCTGGAACCTTTACAAAG CCCCGATCCTACTTGCTCTGATGGCCGGAGAGGCTGCTGGAATCATGGAGAACATCAGCGATGACGTTATTGTCGGACGCTGCCTCGCCATTCTCAAAGGAATATTTGGAAGCAGTGCTGTGCcgcag CCAAAGGAAACTGTGGTCACGCGTTGGCGTGCCGACCCCTGGGCTCGGGGCTCCTACTCGTACGTAGCAGCGGGTTCTTCGGGCAACGACTATGACCTCATGGCGCAGCCCATCACACCCGGCCCTGCTATACCCGGAGCctcacag CCTGTCCCTCGTTTGTTCTTCGCTGGTGAACACACCATCAGGAACTACCCGGCCACAGTTCACGGCGCACTCCTCAGCGGGCTCCGCGAGGCTGGCCGCATCGCAGACCAGTTCCTCGGTGCCATGTACACGCTTCCCCGACAGGCCACTCCTACAGCGGCCAGCAACCCTCAGCAGGCTCAGCAGCCCACGCCCAGCGTCTGA